A single window of Arvicanthis niloticus isolate mArvNil1 chromosome X, mArvNil1.pat.X, whole genome shotgun sequence DNA harbors:
- the LOC117694668 gene encoding thymosin beta-15A: protein MSDKPDLSEVETFDKSKLKKTNTEEKNTLPSKETIQQEKEYNQRS from the exons ATGAGTGACAAACCAGACTTATCTGAAGTTGAAACATTTGACAAATCAAAGTTGAAGAAAActaatactgaagaaaaaaatactctCCCATCAAAAGAAA CTATCCAGCAAGAGAAAGAATACAATCAAAGATCATAA